In Deltaproteobacteria bacterium, the genomic stretch GAGCTGAGCGAAGCGCTCGCCCCGGCGCCACAACGGCGCTTCGCACTCGTCGGCGCCGCGGCGCTCCTCGGCATCGCACTCGCAGGGTGGATCGCCACCCCCGACGACGCCTGTGCACCGCTCGCGCGGGCCGCCAGTGCGGTCGAGCGCATGCCGTCGGCGGCCGCACTCGCCGCGACACTCGAAGACGAGGCATCGCGCCTTCGCGCCACACATGCGGCCTGCCTCACCCTCGACGACCCGGACACGCGCGCGTGCATGGGCCAGCGTGGTCGTCAGCACGAGCGCCTGCTCGCGAGTCTCGGCGACATCGATGCCCCTGCGATGCTCCGAGCGTTCCACGCGCTACCCCCCGCCGACGAGTGTGTCGCGCTGCGTGCGGTCGCGTCGGCACCGCCCGAAGCGCTCCGCGACGGTGTCGATGCCGTGCACGAGTTCGTCGTCACCGCACGAGCACTCGCCGACGCAGGCGAGCTCGAATCTGCAGCGGTCCAGGCGGGTCACGCCATCGCGACCGCACGGCGCCTCGACTGGCCGCCGGCGCTCGTCGAGGCCAGCATCGTGCACGCGCACGTCGAGTTCGGCCTCGGCCGGGTCGACGCCGCAGAGATCGAGCTCGTCGACGCCTACTGGTCGGCGGTCGAGCTCGGCAATCTGCCGGAGACCGAGCGCGCGGCTGAGCATCTCGCCCACCTGCACGGCCGTCCTGGAGGCGACCGCGGCGAGGCGGAGCGCTGGGAGAAGCGCGCGAATGCCTCGCTCGACGGCATGGGCCGACCACCGTTCGTCGAGGCTCGCCTCGCCGCGATCCGCGGTGCGAACCGCAACGCGTGGCACGACGAGCCGGCAGCCATCGTCGAGTTCCGCCACGCGCTCGCACTGCTCGAAGCGCAGGGTCTCGACTACCGTCGACAGATCGCGACCCTGTCGAGCAACCTCGGCGAGATGCTCACACGGACTGGCCAGCACGCCGAGGCGGAGCGCATGCTGCTGCGTGCGATCGAGCTCGGCGACCCGGAGGGCATCGCATCGGTTCCCGCCCTGATGCACCTCTCGACCCTGCGACGATCGCAACAACGCCTCGACGAGGCCGACGCGCTGATCCGCGACGCGATTGCGCGGCTCGACACGGCGGCACCTGCCGGCCATCCATGGCGCGGGCAGATCTTCAACAACCTCGGGGTCATCGCAACACTGCGGCCGGACTTTGCGTCCGCGGCCGACGCGTTCGCGACCGCGGTGCGATCGCACGAGCAGCTCGGCCTGCGCGACGCAGCGTGGGCGGGGTACCACAAGAACTGGGCCACCGCGGCGGCGCGCATGCACGAGTGGAGCACGGCGATCGAGCACTTCGAGATTGCGCTCGCGGTGCTCACGAGCGCCGACCCTCGCCGCGACCAAGCGCTCGTCGGCCTCGCCGAAGCCAACCTCGAACTCGGTGACGTCTCGGCCGCCGCGACCCGCCTGCGCGAGGTCGACCCGTCCCTGCTGGCCCGCGATGCGAGCATGGTGGCCGAAGTCGACGCGCTGCGCGCTCGCATCACCGCCGCCGAGGCCGAGCGGATAGGATCCCCCGAGTGACGGAGATCGGTGACGAAGCGCTGCTCGCGGCATGGCAGGCCGGCGACAAGGCTGCCGGCGACGTGCTCGTGCGACGCTACTTCTCGCTGCTGTTCCGATTCCTCAAGCCGCGTGTCGCCGAGCACACGGCCGACCTCGCGCAGCGCACGTTTCTCGCCATCTCGCAGTCACACGAGCGGATCCCTGCGGGCGTCAGCTTTCGCGCCTGGCTCCTGGGGGTCGCGCGCAACCAACTGCTCGCGTTCGGGCGCGCGAGCGCAAGGCGCTCTCTCGTGGTCGGCGGCGCGCCGATCTCGGGGGTCGCAGGCGACGCGACGCCCAGCGAAGTCGTCGCGCACCGCGAGGAGCAGCGCGTCTTGCTTCGCGGACTGCGAACCCTCCCGATCGAGATGCAGCTCGTGATCGAGCTCTTCTACTGGGAGAACATGTCGCGGGAGGAGATCGCGGCGGTGCTCGGCGTCGAGACCAATACCGTCAAGTCGCGACTGCAGCGCGCCAAGGATCGCCTGCGCGAGCTGCTCCCGCGGCTCGATCCCGTGACCGGCAGCGTGACGGCGGCCGATCTGGAGCGCTGGGCGCAGTCACTGCGTCCGCCGGATTCGGCCTGACGCGAGTCCGTCGACGCCGCGAACCACTGCGCCCCCGTTGCGAGTGTTCTCCTCCGGCCGCACCCGACGGTCGGGACACCGGTCGAACGATCGTCCGCTGCGCGCTACCGATCGATCACGCGACCTCGGGTTGCATGCCCCGCGTCGTCCGGCACCCTGTCCGCGTTGTCGAACGAGACCACCGCGGTGCGCAGCCTCGTTCCCGCGCGGATGGACCGCCTGCCGTGGAGCGGGTTCCACTGGCGGGTCGTCATCGCGCTCGGCATCACATGGGTGCTCGACGGCGTCGAGATCGGTCTCGCGAGCGCGATCGGTGACACGCTGCGCGACGAGCAGACGCTTGGCCTCGACGCCCAGACCATCGGCTTCAGCGCGGGGTTGTACCTCGCGGGTGAGGTCACCGGCGCACTGTACTTTGGTCGCAAGGCCGACGAGCTCGGCCGCCGGCGATTGTTCATCGTCACGCTCGCGCTCTACCTGCTCGCGAACGCACTGACGGCGCTGTCGTGGACGACGTGGTTCTTCGTCGCGACGCGCTTCTTCGCGGGCATGGGAATCGGCGGCGAGTATGCGGCGATCCACAGTGCGATCGACGAGCTCACGCCCGCGAAGTACCGAGGCCGGGTCGACATCGCGATCGCCGGCACGTACTGGGGCGGCGCACTCCTGGCCGCGACGGCGCAGCTGCTGCTGCTCGATCCCGAGCTCATTCCGATCGACCTCGGCTGGCGCCTCGCGTTGCTGCTCGGTCCCGTGATCGGCCTCGCGATCTGGCCGCTGCGCAGGTTCATCCCCGAGAGCCCGCGCTGGCAGCTCACACACGGCTACGAACAGGAGGCCGAGGCCACCGTCGCGCGCATCGAGGCCGGCCTGCGCGACGCGGGCGTGCAGCTCGACGACGTCGATCCCGCGCACGCCATCGTGCTGCAGCGCCACGACCTCGGCCTCGTCGAGGTGGGCAGGATACTCGTGACGAAGTACCTGCGACGGTTGTGGCTCGCCGCGACGCTGATGATCACGCAGTCGTTCCTCTACAACGCGATCTTCTTCACCTACGTGCTGATCCTGCGCGACTTCTACGACGTGCCGAGCGCATCCGTCGGCTGGTACATCTTCGCGTTCGCCGGCGGGAATCTGCTGGGCCCGTTCGTGCTCGGGCCAGCGTTCGACACCATCGGGCGACGCAAGATGATCGCGGCGACCTACTGCACGTCCGCGCTCTTGCTCGCGATCACGGCGTGGCTGTTCGGCCGAGGCATGCTCACGGCGCAATCCCAGACGGTGCTGTGGTGCGTGATCTTCTTCATCGCATCGGCCGCGGCATCGTCGGCCTATCTCACCGTGAGCGAGATCTTCCCCGTCGAGATCCGCGCGCAGTCGATCGCACTCGTGTTCGCCGTCGCGCAGGGGGTCGGCGCCACGGCACCGGCGATCTTCGGGGCAATCATCGAGGCGGCAAAGGACCCCGCGACCGGTGCGGTCGTCTCACGTCTGCCGCTGGCGCTGGCGTACCTCGGCAGCGCGGCGATCATGGCCGGTGGTGGCGTGGTGGCGTGGCTGTTCGGCGTCGATGCCGAGCAGCGATCGCTCGAAGACATCGCGCCGCCGATCACCTCGGTCGCGGTGTCGCATGCGACAGCCGCCGATGCGCCGGCCGGTCCGCCTCCGCCCGGCACCGTCTGATCGCCCGCATCCGGGGTGGCGCGATGCCCTCAGCGTGGGCGATCGTGTCGATGCACCCGGTGCGGCCGATGCCGCCCCGGCGGCTGCGCGCTCGCTTCGGCGACCGCGTCCTCGGCGAGGAAGCGTTCGGCCACGTCGACGTGCTCGTCGAAGTACTGCTTCTCCTGCGGAGAGCAGAACGCGAAGGTCTTGCCTGCCAGCGTCGAGGTCAACGTGGGATCGGCGTCCATCCAGCACAGCGGGCACTTCGGTGCGGCCGAGCCGGCATCGGGCATGCGAGCGTACTCGCCGTTCGACGCAGCGTCGTGCCACCCCGGCCCTTGGTACTCCATGCCATCGG encodes the following:
- a CDS encoding serine/threonine protein kinase; translated protein: MISCGRVGGMTGGDGDDAAFGRALGDVRQLELADEATVRAELFARMGIAPIAPRLGGRYTLGRRLGSGGSGAVYAARDDKLGRDVAIKLVRVGGLDGFDDSASEGRLRREARAIARLAHPNIVAVFDLGRYDFGELGYELADAPARGLYLVMELVDGGDLAGWAASGASFAARIEVLIGVARGLHAAHGAGLVHRDVKPANVIIARDGTPKLADFGLARPPAETTRDAGSADDDEAPRDDVTAHGTVVGTLPYMAPEQFGGSSSAASDQYAFCVTAVEILLGERPFVGDASEQLAAKRAGRAPALERLPPRLRAALQRGLCTDPADRFGSMLELSEALAPAPQRRFALVGAAALLGIALAGWIATPDDACAPLARAASAVERMPSAAALAATLEDEASRLRATHAACLTLDDPDTRACMGQRGRQHERLLASLGDIDAPAMLRAFHALPPADECVALRAVASAPPEALRDGVDAVHEFVVTARALADAGELESAAVQAGHAIATARRLDWPPALVEASIVHAHVEFGLGRVDAAEIELVDAYWSAVELGNLPETERAAEHLAHLHGRPGGDRGEAERWEKRANASLDGMGRPPFVEARLAAIRGANRNAWHDEPAAIVEFRHALALLEAQGLDYRRQIATLSSNLGEMLTRTGQHAEAERMLLRAIELGDPEGIASVPALMHLSTLRRSQQRLDEADALIRDAIARLDTAAPAGHPWRGQIFNNLGVIATLRPDFASAADAFATAVRSHEQLGLRDAAWAGYHKNWATAAARMHEWSTAIEHFEIALAVLTSADPRRDQALVGLAEANLELGDVSAAATRLREVDPSLLARDASMVAEVDALRARITAAEAERIGSPE
- a CDS encoding sigma-70 family RNA polymerase sigma factor; amino-acid sequence: MTEIGDEALLAAWQAGDKAAGDVLVRRYFSLLFRFLKPRVAEHTADLAQRTFLAISQSHERIPAGVSFRAWLLGVARNQLLAFGRASARRSLVVGGAPISGVAGDATPSEVVAHREEQRVLLRGLRTLPIEMQLVIELFYWENMSREEIAAVLGVETNTVKSRLQRAKDRLRELLPRLDPVTGSVTAADLERWAQSLRPPDSA
- a CDS encoding MFS transporter is translated as MDRLPWSGFHWRVVIALGITWVLDGVEIGLASAIGDTLRDEQTLGLDAQTIGFSAGLYLAGEVTGALYFGRKADELGRRRLFIVTLALYLLANALTALSWTTWFFVATRFFAGMGIGGEYAAIHSAIDELTPAKYRGRVDIAIAGTYWGGALLAATAQLLLLDPELIPIDLGWRLALLLGPVIGLAIWPLRRFIPESPRWQLTHGYEQEAEATVARIEAGLRDAGVQLDDVDPAHAIVLQRHDLGLVEVGRILVTKYLRRLWLAATLMITQSFLYNAIFFTYVLILRDFYDVPSASVGWYIFAFAGGNLLGPFVLGPAFDTIGRRKMIAATYCTSALLLAITAWLFGRGMLTAQSQTVLWCVIFFIASAAASSAYLTVSEIFPVEIRAQSIALVFAVAQGVGATAPAIFGAIIEAAKDPATGAVVSRLPLALAYLGSAAIMAGGGVVAWLFGVDAEQRSLEDIAPPITSVAVSHATAADAPAGPPPPGTV